Genomic segment of Sphingobium sp. Z007:
GAGCCGATCCAGGGATCGGGCGGCGTGATCGTGCCGCCGGTCGGCTGGCTGAAGGCCATGCGCGAAACATGCACGCAGCTAGATATCCTGTTCGTCACCGATGAGGTCATCACCGGCTTTGGCCGCACCGGGCCGATGTTCGCGTGCGAAGCGGAGGGGGTGACGCCGGACCTGATGACGTTGGCCAAGGGGCTGACCGCCGGTTATGTGCCGATGGGCGCGTTGCTGATGTCGGGCAAAATCTATGAGGGGATCGCCGACGGCGCGGCGCCCGAACTCGCGATCGGCCATGGTGCGACCTATTCGGGGCATCCGGTGAGTGCGGCGGTGGGGCTGGAAGTGCTGCGCCTCTATACCGATGGCGGCATATTGGCGAACGGGCAGAAGGTCGCGGCGCGCTTCGACGCTGGGCTGGCTGGCCTCGCCGATCATCCGATGGTGGGCGACACGCGCGGACGGGGCCTGCTGGGCGCGATCGAGTTGGTCTCGGACAAGGGCCGCAAGGCGCGGTTCGACCCGGGGCTCAAACTGGCCGACCGGCTGTTCGCCAAAGCCTATGACAATGGCGTCATCTTCCGCGCGTTCGCCGACAATATTATCGGCCTGGCGCCTGCATTGTGTGCCACCGACGGGGAGATGGACGAGATATTCGCCCGCATCGCCAAGACGCTGGACGATATGCTGGAAGAAGCGGATATTCGCGCGGCGCTGGGATAAGAAACGGGGAGCAAGGCATATGTTGGGCGGACCCAGACTGGACAGGATCGACCTGAAAATCCTGACGCAGCTTCAGCAGTCGGGCCGGATCACCAATGTCGAGTTGGCCGACGCCGTCGGCCTGTCCCCCAGCCCCTGCCTGACGCGGGTCAAACGGCTGGAGAAAGCCGGTTACATCACTGGCTATGGCGCGCATATCAACCTGCACAAGCTGGGCGAATATCTGACCGTCTTTACCGAAGTGACGTTGACCGAGCACCGGGCGGGCGATTTTTCCCGGTTCGAGACGCGCATCCGCAAGCTGGACGAGATCGTCGAGTGCCATCTGGTGAGCGGCGGATATGATTATCTGCTGAAATTCGTGACGCGCGGCGTGGGCCATTATCAGTCGATCATTGAGGGGATGCTGGAGAGCGATTACGGCATCGAGAAATATTTCAGCTATGTCGTGATCAAGTCGCCCTTCATCAAACATCATTATCCGATCCAGCATCTGTTTGGGGAACAGCGTTAGGATCGTAGTGGCGCCTTTGTGTAGCGTTCCCCGGCAAAGGCCGGGGTACAGTTCGACCGTTTGATCTGGACTCCGGCCTTCGCCGGGGAACGGAATGGAATACAGGAACTCAGTTTTTGCCATGACCGACATCACCGACCTGATCGAACCGCTGATCGCATTCCGCCGCGATATTCATGCCCATCCCGAACTGGGTTTTTGCGAGCATCGCACCGCAGGCCGCATTGCCGAGCAATTGCGGGCGCTGGGGCTGGAGGTGCATGAGGGGATCGGGCGGACCGGCGTGGTCGGCGTGTTGCGCAACGGCACGTCGGGGCGCAGCATCGGGTTGCGCGCGGACATGGATGCGCTGCCGATCCATGAGCAGACCAACCTGCCCTATGCCAGCACGACGCCGGGGTCTTTCCATGGCTGTGGTCATGACGGGCATGTCGCCATGCTGCTGGGCGCGGCGCAGCATTTGAGCCGCAGCCGGAATTTCGATGGGACGGTGAATTTCTTCTTCCAACCCGCCGAGGAAGGCCAGGGCGGCGCGCGCGAGATGGTCAATGAGGGATTGTTCGAACGTTTTCCATGCGACCGCGTGTTCGGGCTGCATAATTGGCCCGACCTGCCCGCCGGTACGATCGCGACGCGGCCCGGCCCGATCATGGGCGCGGCGGATAAGTTCGAGATCCAGCTGGAGGGGCGCGGTGGCCATGCGGCGATCCCGCAGGATACGCCCGACGCGATTTTTGCTGCAGCAGCATTGGTGCAGCAATTAAATGCCATCGTGTCGCGCCGGATTGCGCCGACGGCGTCCGCGGTGCTGTCTATCACGCAGATCCATGGCGGGCATACGCATAATGTGATCCCCGAATTGGTGACGGTTTCAGGGACTGTGCGGACGTTCGATCCGAAGGTGCAGGACCGGATCGAAGCGTCCATTCGCGAGATTGCGGCCGGAGTAGCGATGGCGAACGAATTGACCGCGGTTGTAGATTATCAGCGCTATTATCCCGCGACGATCAATGATGCGGAGGCGGCGCAGGAAGCACTGGACGCGGCGGCAACTGTGGGGGTGGCGCAACTGGCGCCCGATCCGGCTTTCACTTCGGAGGATTTCGCCTTCATGCTGCAGGCGTGCAAGGGCGCCTATATCTGGCTGGGGCAGGCGAAGGCGGAAGGCTCCGCGCCGCTGCACAATCCGCATTATGATTTCAACGACGATGTGCTGGGGCTGGGTATCAAGCTGCATGTCGCGCTGGCGGAGCGGCATTTGCGGTTGCGCGATTGAAGCGCCGCCTGTTCCCGCACATGCGGGAACAGGCGGGGGCACTGTTTAGAGCGTGACGAAATTGAGGTGACCCAACCCCGTTCGTGCTGGGTAGCGTCTGAGCCAAGTCGATGCTGTTCAAGTATCGAAGCATCAGGCGCGGTGCATAATCCTTCGCTACGCCACTTCGACAAGCCCAGTGGCTACTTAGGACGAACGGTTATAGCGAGTGTCATCATGGGTTAGAACCAGAAGCGGATGCCC
This window contains:
- a CDS encoding aspartate aminotransferase family protein gives rise to the protein MTLHSNRSLLDIDRDHLIHPVTSFRGHEARGATLLESGKGMWLKDMEGRELLDAFAGLWCVNVGYGQDSIAEVAAEQMRRLPYATGYFHFGSEPAVRLAQRLVDLSPEGLDHVYFTLGGSDAVDSAIRYITHYYNAIGKPEKKQFIALERGYHGSSSTGAGLTALANFHRGFDLPLRWQHHIASPYPYRSDLEGDDAAIIARSVQELKDKVAQLGADNVAAFFCEPIQGSGGVIVPPVGWLKAMRETCTQLDILFVTDEVITGFGRTGPMFACEAEGVTPDLMTLAKGLTAGYVPMGALLMSGKIYEGIADGAAPELAIGHGATYSGHPVSAAVGLEVLRLYTDGGILANGQKVAARFDAGLAGLADHPMVGDTRGRGLLGAIELVSDKGRKARFDPGLKLADRLFAKAYDNGVIFRAFADNIIGLAPALCATDGEMDEIFARIAKTLDDMLEEADIRAALG
- a CDS encoding Lrp/AsnC family transcriptional regulator — its product is MLGGPRLDRIDLKILTQLQQSGRITNVELADAVGLSPSPCLTRVKRLEKAGYITGYGAHINLHKLGEYLTVFTEVTLTEHRAGDFSRFETRIRKLDEIVECHLVSGGYDYLLKFVTRGVGHYQSIIEGMLESDYGIEKYFSYVVIKSPFIKHHYPIQHLFGEQR
- a CDS encoding M20 aminoacylase family protein gives rise to the protein MTDITDLIEPLIAFRRDIHAHPELGFCEHRTAGRIAEQLRALGLEVHEGIGRTGVVGVLRNGTSGRSIGLRADMDALPIHEQTNLPYASTTPGSFHGCGHDGHVAMLLGAAQHLSRSRNFDGTVNFFFQPAEEGQGGAREMVNEGLFERFPCDRVFGLHNWPDLPAGTIATRPGPIMGAADKFEIQLEGRGGHAAIPQDTPDAIFAAAALVQQLNAIVSRRIAPTASAVLSITQIHGGHTHNVIPELVTVSGTVRTFDPKVQDRIEASIREIAAGVAMANELTAVVDYQRYYPATINDAEAAQEALDAAATVGVAQLAPDPAFTSEDFAFMLQACKGAYIWLGQAKAEGSAPLHNPHYDFNDDVLGLGIKLHVALAERHLRLRD